A genomic segment from [Flavobacterium] thermophilum encodes:
- a CDS encoding transposase/IS protein, whose product MMNKLLIERLKKLGWHHTAHQLDSLLEDASRDNVSYSAFLNTIVLQEIEYQESQQLAKRMKRAKLPYIKTIHDFDFSF is encoded by the coding sequence ATGATGAACAAGCTGTTAATCGAACGCTTAAAAAAGCTTGGTTGGCACCACACAGCCCACCAACTAGATAGTTTATTAGAAGACGCTTCTAGAGATAATGTATCATATTCTGCATTTTTAAACACTATTGTTTTACAAGAAATCGAATATCAAGAGTCCCAGCAACTAGCCAAACGAATGAAAAGAGCGAAATTGCCTTATATCAAAACGATCCATGACTTTGACTTTTCCTTTTAA
- a CDS encoding Transposase and inactivated derivatives: protein MLKIGEFFMIRELYQKGWTQTAIAKETGFDRKTIRKYLKGDKLPERKANGKQKASKLDPYKNYLLQRIQEGTTNCVVLFEEIQAMGYTGKMTILRDFVRPYREQPKKQATLRYETPPGKQAQMDWAYVGKYLVDGQYQDIYAFVMVLGYSRMKYVEFTTNMNVETLMKCHMNAFAYFNGIPEQILYDNMKTVVLKHSPIEIRFNRTFEDFLAYYGIVPKACRPKRTQTKGKVEIVVKYLKDNFFQRKHEPTLYALNEDVRTWLDQVANQKPNQTTNEPPIQRFEQ from the coding sequence ATGCTGAAGATAGGGGAGTTTTTTATGATTCGAGAGTTATATCAGAAAGGCTGGACTCAAACAGCGATTGCCAAAGAAACAGGATTTGATCGGAAAACCATTCGGAAGTATCTAAAGGGAGACAAGCTTCCAGAACGTAAAGCCAATGGGAAACAGAAAGCAAGTAAGCTAGATCCTTATAAAAACTATCTACTTCAACGAATACAAGAAGGTACAACGAATTGTGTTGTTCTCTTTGAGGAGATTCAAGCGATGGGATACACCGGCAAGATGACGATATTAAGAGATTTTGTTCGACCGTATCGAGAACAGCCAAAGAAACAAGCCACCTTGCGGTATGAAACACCACCGGGCAAACAAGCTCAAATGGACTGGGCCTATGTGGGAAAGTATTTGGTGGATGGTCAATATCAAGATATTTATGCTTTCGTTATGGTACTAGGTTATTCTCGGATGAAATATGTGGAGTTTACGACCAATATGAATGTAGAAACATTAATGAAATGTCATATGAACGCATTTGCTTACTTTAACGGCATTCCCGAACAGATACTCTATGACAATATGAAAACCGTTGTCCTGAAACATAGTCCAATCGAAATTCGATTTAACCGGACGTTCGAGGATTTTCTAGCGTATTACGGTATTGTTCCAAAAGCATGTCGGCCGAAACGTACACAAACAAAGGGAAAAGTAGAAATAGTGGTAAAGTATTTGAAAGATAATTTCTTTCAGCGAAAACATGAACCTACTCTCTATGCATTAAATGAAGACGTTCGTACGTGGCTGGATCAAGTCGCCAATCAAAAGCCGAATCAAACGACGAATGAACCACCAATTCAACGTTTTGAACAGTAA
- a CDS encoding FOG: Transposase, which yields MNRLAHHQGIHKFFFTLGLTLQLSKPVIKHLIHIVDALTTKGFSGTLTDIHYWSFHPNHRTTLSHFFTKSPWNEERLLGKLQEWILSQVERLAKRKNQPLFVSIDDTICQKTKPSSRAAHAIQGCDWHYSHKDHQSVWGHSLVWLMVHTFTQAFPFAFRLYDKKAGKSKIDLAIEMLSSLKVKRAQPVYVLMDSWYPSKKLIEACLKQGFHVIAMLKTNRILYPKGIAIQAKQFARYIESKDTRLVTVGQERYRVYRYEGAIHGLDDAVVLLAWKADQPMAPEHLHCILSTDRELGDEDILRYYAQRWTIECFFRQAKDQLKLDGYRVRHIRAVKRYWAVVLLACVYSIAESRQNLSTGLELLRSRKDHSVVEFIYDAAKQDIPIDVIKKQLRIA from the coding sequence ATGAATAGATTAGCACATCACCAAGGAATCCACAAGTTTTTCTTCACGCTGGGGTTGACGCTGCAGCTTTCCAAACCGGTCATCAAGCATCTCATTCATATTGTCGATGCCTTGACCACCAAGGGATTCTCGGGAACATTGACTGATATTCATTACTGGAGCTTTCATCCGAATCATCGAACGACGCTCAGTCACTTTTTCACGAAAAGCCCTTGGAACGAGGAAAGGCTGCTTGGGAAGCTTCAAGAGTGGATCCTTTCCCAGGTCGAACGACTGGCCAAACGGAAGAATCAACCCCTTTTTGTTTCGATTGATGATACGATTTGCCAAAAAACAAAGCCTTCGTCACGGGCTGCGCACGCCATTCAAGGGTGCGACTGGCACTACTCGCATAAAGATCATCAATCGGTCTGGGGGCATTCGCTCGTTTGGCTGATGGTGCACACCTTCACGCAGGCGTTCCCATTTGCGTTCCGCCTGTATGACAAGAAAGCGGGAAAAAGCAAGATCGACCTGGCGATCGAGATGCTTTCCTCGCTCAAGGTGAAGCGGGCTCAGCCGGTGTATGTGCTCATGGATTCGTGGTATCCGTCCAAAAAGCTCATCGAAGCCTGTCTGAAACAGGGATTCCATGTCATCGCGATGCTCAAGACGAACCGGATTCTCTACCCGAAAGGCATCGCCATCCAAGCCAAGCAGTTTGCCCGCTATATCGAGTCCAAAGACACCCGCCTCGTCACGGTGGGGCAGGAGCGTTATCGCGTGTATCGCTATGAGGGGGCCATCCATGGCCTCGATGACGCGGTGGTGCTGCTGGCTTGGAAGGCGGATCAGCCGATGGCGCCGGAACATCTTCATTGCATCTTGAGCACCGACCGGGAACTCGGGGACGAAGACATCTTGCGTTACTACGCCCAGCGCTGGACGATCGAGTGCTTTTTCCGGCAGGCGAAAGATCAACTGAAGCTGGATGGATACCGCGTTCGCCACATTCGGGCGGTGAAACGGTATTGGGCGGTGGTGCTGTTGGCCTGCGTGTACAGCATCGCCGAATCCCGACAAAACCTCTCCACCGGGCTGGAGCTTCTTCGGTCGCGGAAAGACCACAGCGTCGTCGAGTTCATTTATGACGCTGCAAAGCAAGATATTCCCATTGATGTGATCAAAAAACAGCTCCGTATCGCGTAA
- a CDS encoding Transposase and inactivated derivatives → MKRLKITNDHGWTPRTLRKQERKIKNTLLRQRVMAVRLVMEGYLGKEVASMVNVCRQTVSHYVSLFNEGGLELLLHRDFAPGREPFLTEEQQEKIKQLVLTTTPAELGWDVASAWNTKLLQSYVAKQFGVSISREALRKLLHRKGLSWTRPTYTLAKGNPDEQKQFEKQMDLIKKNLITKETEDAVLLYIDETHIRSYHVLRSTWSEVGRQKQVPTFGHHAHVSLFGAVNVHDGETVLHQTTAANAATFLDFLRMLKERYPDRLMVLVLDNARIHHAKMVKEFLREEGQCFHFIYLPPYSPQLNPIERLWKWLKDTVIANVFHKDRNDIIQAITRFVNYIHERPEEVLQRLGCAG, encoded by the coding sequence ATGAAACGTCTCAAAATCACCAACGATCACGGATGGACACCTCGGACACTTCGCAAACAGGAACGGAAAATCAAAAACACCCTTCTTCGCCAACGTGTGATGGCCGTCCGCCTGGTCATGGAAGGCTATTTGGGCAAAGAGGTGGCCTCCATGGTCAACGTGTGCCGACAAACCGTTTCCCATTATGTGTCGCTGTTCAACGAAGGCGGTCTGGAGCTCTTGCTTCATCGGGATTTCGCCCCTGGGCGGGAGCCGTTTCTCACGGAAGAACAGCAAGAAAAGATCAAACAGCTTGTATTGACCACCACTCCCGCGGAACTGGGCTGGGACGTCGCTTCGGCGTGGAACACCAAACTCCTGCAATCCTATGTCGCAAAGCAATTCGGTGTTTCCATTTCCCGCGAAGCGTTGCGAAAACTCCTGCACCGCAAAGGGCTGTCGTGGACACGACCGACGTACACACTGGCGAAAGGAAATCCGGATGAGCAAAAGCAATTTGAAAAACAAATGGATCTGATAAAAAAAAACTTGATCACCAAGGAGACAGAAGATGCTGTTCTTCTGTACATCGATGAAACCCATATCCGCTCTTACCATGTCTTGCGGTCCACATGGTCGGAAGTCGGCCGCCAAAAACAAGTGCCGACGTTTGGCCATCATGCCCACGTATCGCTGTTTGGCGCGGTCAACGTCCATGATGGTGAAACGGTGCTTCATCAAACAACTGCCGCCAATGCTGCGACGTTCTTGGATTTCTTGAGAATGCTCAAAGAGCGCTATCCAGACCGTCTCATGGTCTTGGTGTTGGATAACGCCCGCATTCACCATGCCAAGATGGTCAAGGAGTTTTTGCGGGAAGAAGGGCAGTGTTTTCACTTTATTTACCTTCCTCCCTATTCGCCACAGCTGAACCCGATCGAACGCTTATGGAAATGGCTGAAAGATACGGTGATTGCCAATGTATTTCACAAGGATCGCAACGATATCATTCAAGCCATTACTCGGTTTGTCAACTACATCCACGAACGTCCGGAGGAAGTGCTGCAGCGCTTAGGGTGTGCAGGATGA
- the Int-Tn_1 gene encoding Integrase translates to MGCNDELDKLIKEKKKGFYFRIDVGKDPVTGKRKQASFGPFRTKTETKKELLKIKNQVDDGSYFKESTEDFSMFMERWFNTSYKRTVEITTAKSREYVIRNHIMKYFQHKKINEITTFDIDSFYVDKLDNGYSGAYIRQMHNLLNQAFDQAVKWSLVKVNPVKNAKPPKVKSEEKITWTVDEVNRFLNLIKDSSMEIPYLLAIFTGMRRGEVLGLKWDDVDFENKKIRIKRSLCFVSGKGLIFKEPKTKKSKRQISISQHVVNVLKKHKQKQEFQKEKLGTQYQDNNLIVCTDDGKPLDPRNLLRQFYRLIEEANVPRISFHDLRHTHATILMQQGENPKVVSERLGHSRVGITLDLYSHVSDDLQEQAAEKFENALLKTESKTFS, encoded by the coding sequence ATGGGGTGTAATGATGAACTTGACAAGTTAATTAAAGAAAAGAAAAAAGGATTTTATTTTCGAATTGATGTAGGGAAAGATCCAGTTACCGGTAAGAGAAAGCAAGCAAGTTTCGGACCGTTTCGTACAAAGACTGAAACGAAGAAAGAACTTCTTAAAATTAAAAACCAAGTCGATGATGGAAGTTATTTTAAAGAAAGTACAGAAGATTTTTCAATGTTCATGGAGCGGTGGTTTAACACCTCTTATAAAAGAACAGTAGAAATAACTACCGCAAAAAGCAGGGAATATGTAATCAGAAATCATATTATGAAATATTTCCAACATAAAAAAATTAATGAAATTACAACATTTGATATTGACAGTTTCTATGTAGACAAGTTAGACAACGGGTATTCAGGCGCATATATCCGACAAATGCATAATCTGCTCAATCAAGCATTTGATCAAGCGGTAAAATGGTCATTGGTTAAAGTGAACCCTGTAAAGAATGCTAAACCGCCCAAAGTGAAAAGTGAAGAAAAAATTACATGGACAGTGGATGAGGTAAATCGATTTCTGAATCTGATTAAAGATAGCTCTATGGAGATCCCTTACCTTCTTGCGATTTTTACAGGAATGCGACGTGGAGAAGTTTTAGGACTAAAATGGGATGACGTGGATTTTGAGAATAAGAAAATCCGCATCAAGCGCAGCTTATGCTTTGTCTCAGGCAAAGGATTAATTTTTAAAGAGCCTAAAACAAAAAAATCGAAAAGACAAATTTCAATTTCTCAACATGTTGTAAATGTATTAAAGAAACATAAACAAAAACAAGAATTTCAGAAGGAGAAATTGGGTACTCAATACCAAGACAACAATTTAATTGTCTGCACTGACGACGGAAAACCTCTTGATCCACGAAACTTGTTACGACAATTTTATCGCTTGATCGAAGAAGCAAACGTACCGCGTATAAGCTTCCATGATTTGCGGCATACACATGCAACCATCTTAATGCAGCAAGGCGAAAATCCAAAAGTGGTTAGCGAGCGCTTGGGGCATTCCCGCGTCGGTATAACTTTAGATTTATACTCACATGTCAGTGATGATTTACAAGAACAAGCGGCAGAGAAATTTGAAAATGCCCTTCTTAAAACAGAGTCAAAAACCTTTAGTTAA
- a CDS encoding FOG: Transposase codes for MTDLHHESFHPNHRTTLSHFFTKSPWDEEILLRKLQQWMLRHVERTAKRENHPIFVSIDDTICRKTKPSSQAKHAIEGCNWHYSHADKKSIWGHSLVWLMVHTMTQAFPFAFRLYDKADGKSKGQWAIEMLSSLDVHGSVYVLMDSWYPSKTLVEACLKKGFHVIAMLKTNRVLYPKGIAIQAKQFARYIEPEDTHLVTVGEERYRVYRYEGALKGLDDAVVLLAWKADQPMTPEHLHCVLSTDRELSDEEILRYYAQRWSIECFFRQAKDQLKLDGYRVRQRRAVKRYWILVQLAYVYSMVESNSDFSTGLDFLRKKKGHSLVEFIYDAAKQDIPIDVVKKQLHVA; via the coding sequence TTGACCGATCTGCATCACGAGAGCTTTCATCCCAACCATCGAACGACACTGAGCCATTTTTTCACGAAAAGCCCTTGGGATGAAGAAATCTTGCTTCGCAAACTCCAGCAGTGGATGCTTCGTCATGTGGAACGAACGGCCAAGCGAGAGAATCACCCCATTTTTGTTTCGATCGATGATACGATCTGCCGAAAAACGAAGCCTTCGTCACAGGCGAAACACGCTATTGAAGGGTGTAATTGGCATTATTCTCACGCGGACAAAAAGTCGATTTGGGGACACTCTCTCGTCTGGCTCATGGTTCATACGATGACGCAAGCCTTTCCCTTTGCGTTTCGCCTCTACGACAAGGCGGATGGGAAAAGCAAGGGTCAATGGGCCATCGAGATGCTTTCTTCTTTGGATGTGCACGGTTCTGTTTATGTGCTGATGGATTCTTGGTACCCATCGAAAACACTCGTGGAAGCCTGCCTGAAAAAAGGATTCCACGTCATTGCGATGCTCAAGACGAATCGGGTTCTCTATCCAAAAGGCATTGCGATCCAAGCCAAGCAGTTTGCACGCTACATCGAACCGGAAGACACCCATCTCGTCACGGTGGGAGAAGAGCGTTATCGCGTGTATCGCTACGAGGGAGCGCTGAAAGGTCTCGATGATGCCGTTGTGTTGTTGGCTTGGAAAGCCGATCAGCCGATGACACCTGAACATCTTCACTGCGTCTTGAGCACCGACCGGGAGCTAAGCGATGAAGAGATCTTGCGCTACTATGCCCAGCGTTGGTCGATCGAATGCTTTTTTCGACAAGCGAAAGACCAGCTGAAGCTCGATGGGTACCGCGTTCGTCAACGTCGGGCGGTGAAACGGTATTGGATCTTGGTGCAACTCGCTTATGTGTACAGTATGGTCGAATCCAACAGCGATTTCTCTACCGGGCTTGACTTCCTTCGAAAGAAGAAAGGACATAGCCTCGTGGAGTTTATTTACGATGCAGCGAAACAAGATATTCCCATTGATGTCGTTAAAAAACAGCTTCATGTGGCATAA